The DNA segment CCATAGGGTACGTATTGTTTTGGCTGAAAAAGGAATTAGTGCAGAAATTATAGAAGTATCACCTACAGACTTACCTGAGGGTTTGTTACAACACAATCCCTATGGCACTGTACCTACTATTATTGATCGAGATCTCGTCCTTTATGAAACAAATATTATCACCGAATACTTGGATGAGCGCTTTCCACATCCTCCTTTGTTACCGGTTTATCCGGTAGCTCGCGCCAAAAGTCGACAAATGATCTATCGAATTGAACGAGATTGGTACCCTTTATTACAACAAATTGAAAACGCATTAAATAATGCTAAAGTAACCAAACCTACAGAATCTATGCATGCCGCTCAAAAGAAATTAGAAAGTAGTTTAGCTAGTCTAGCCCCTATATTTGCTGGTAAATCATTTTTCTTGAGTGATGAATTTACTTTAATAGATTGTTGCATGGCGCCGTTATTAT comes from the Rickettsiella endosymbiont of Rhagonycha lignosa genome and includes:
- a CDS encoding glutathione S-transferase N-terminal domain-containing protein, which translates into the protein MAQPAGKRSTMSLYANINDPYSHRVRIVLAEKGISAEIIEVSPTDLPEGLLQHNPYGTVPTIIDRDLVLYETNIITEYLDERFPHPPLLPVYPVARAKSRQMIYRIERDWYPLLQQIENALNNAKVTKPTESMHAAQKKLESSLASLAPIFAGKSFFLSDEFTLIDCCMAPLLWRLHRLDIKLAPMPSAIKEYEERLFKRPSFKATLNEVEFGVKI